In Neorhodopirellula lusitana, the following are encoded in one genomic region:
- a CDS encoding mobile mystery protein B, translating to MSTGRGKSMGLGSSGKDDDTPFDGSGLKLRAIKTRRELNEVEFESILRVTEKYLLTKPSRKIAPFNFDWLLGLHREMLGSIWSWAGEIRATEKNIGVSPRIITAELGVIAMEADKRHDETGALVIAAAAEFHHRAVWVHPFEDGNGRWARLLANIWLMQHDQPATLWPVTDLRNTASPIRDEYIAAIKQADVRNYGPLIDLHHRFSE from the coding sequence ATGAGCACTGGTCGTGGCAAAAGCATGGGGCTTGGTTCTAGCGGGAAAGATGACGACACGCCGTTTGACGGATCGGGCCTTAAGCTCAGGGCCATCAAAACACGGCGTGAACTCAACGAGGTCGAGTTTGAGTCGATCCTTCGTGTGACTGAGAAGTATCTTCTTACGAAACCATCACGGAAGATCGCACCGTTCAACTTTGATTGGCTTCTCGGTCTGCATCGCGAGATGCTTGGATCGATCTGGAGTTGGGCGGGCGAGATCCGAGCCACCGAAAAGAACATCGGAGTGAGCCCAAGGATCATTACCGCCGAGCTTGGCGTCATTGCGATGGAGGCGGACAAACGGCACGACGAAACCGGTGCCCTCGTAATCGCAGCGGCTGCTGAGTTTCATCACCGCGCGGTTTGGGTTCACCCCTTTGAAGACGGCAATGGCCGGTGGGCAAGACTGCTGGCAAATATCTGGCTCATGCAACACGATCAACCAGCAACACTTTGGCCCGTGACCGACCTGCGAAATACAGCGAGTCCGATTCGAGACGAATACATTGCCGCCATCAAGCAAGCGGATGTGCGAAACTATGGTCCACTGATTGACCTGCACCATCGGTTCAGTGAGTAG
- a CDS encoding helix-turn-helix domain-containing protein, with amino-acid sequence MALPEIIARIQERKRELDISVSDLARRSGVSRATVIRILGGEDHEFSFANLHAILLALGISLDLTEIPAAQFRDQIATAKAKRLIALTQGNVALESQAVSRASAQSHLEKAKNRIASSSRKLWAS; translated from the coding sequence ATGGCCCTTCCCGAAATAATCGCCCGCATCCAAGAGAGAAAACGAGAGCTCGATATCTCCGTTTCAGATCTCGCGCGCCGCAGCGGGGTTTCGCGGGCCACCGTGATCCGGATCCTCGGGGGTGAAGACCATGAATTCTCGTTCGCAAACTTGCATGCCATTCTGCTCGCCTTGGGTATCTCTCTCGATCTAACAGAGATTCCCGCCGCGCAATTCCGAGATCAGATTGCCACCGCAAAAGCCAAACGTTTGATTGCACTTACGCAAGGCAATGTGGCTCTCGAGTCCCAGGCTGTCTCGCGAGCTTCGGCTCAATCGCATCTCGAAAAAGCGAAAAATCGGATTGCATCGTCCAGCCGAAAACTGTGGGCCTCATGA
- a CDS encoding serine/threonine-protein kinase, with product MKCEKIVFEDLLLANEDIESHDPEIVRHLESCTQCQTHLAGLAANDQQWGDAQHWLSGGGDQDPEYTESLETRERWKRPYAWSDAMAESLLSAPSHPELLGRIGRYDVERLIGSGGMGVVFKAYDTELNRPVAVKLLAPYLASSGAARSRFAREARAAAAVVDDHVVPIHNVETDNQQPFLVMKFIAGGSLQQRLDRDGPLEFCVVLRIGMHAAKGLAAAHCQGLIHRDVKPSNILLDEGVERSLLTDFGLARATDDASLTRSGFHPGTPHYMSPEQVRGEAIDARSDLFGLGCVLYAMCTGHPPFRSETSYAVLRRITDDPPRPIRESNPDIPIWLEHIVMKLLGKNADDRFDSAEHVAGILKDCLAHVQQPTTTPLPDAIASLSSGRSRIPPVFKLAAAASFAFSLIFASVLIVLELNKGTLIIKSEADDIPIRIIHNDEVIERLTVSQNATETRVAAGKYLVEVDGEFTDLIVQNGVVAIKRGENEIVRISHLDSQDVDSASRRSSKESVDNSSGPPFSRTGTVAFGGVVWGEDRSRPPVAIQNITGAKRYDITAIKHAKVHLCRVTVPQTIGASKEVDLIKTFGTDELGRFNGLIPSEHAGLLERDPHEPYLTLVAEADGYVGYSMAHRSENWNNAMNFTLVPDEQIITGTIFETDGRPAKSVRVKIVEVWRSQVGLLDTWLGQASSQRPDCKLSKYAFGSTFYRELDSLHGNSIDTLQNAVTDEDGQFSLRGAGPNDILILEIEGKGIPRSWLWMIGRDIDRVYLPLQSGDCGVFYGKTFVHRPSQDTERSGPVHFGPAMKESPIGSTHDVEFIPGKSELTPGDRADLRTPTGIELEIRKVLSNIDAMNRLEDSDTASRPRSVRWGRELQSLVNYGVDAVPSIVRKLDETDDDRMIATLAFALRAIGDKRAVPALIRAIPRTSVPRIKCNWIQSNSIFDEEFVEFFRRHKFKGQGGAIGCSDASTELSRALSALTSQTFGFGRVFAKGVPKQIYLQQKKLHQDAEVWAKWWDANSADLVDDADFQLTRLPGIGLKAPEPIGPNELLAEAFWRTSNQLQSIPLVADKSSTARTAFLDLDTGCTAPVPEQWRGRALSELDRANLFEWAKENGFDVACDAYEGSDGESHHALRGIALEAWQIDDGQLTDLSLQYVELSSDYVSIDDLTSTGRKTTDDWLLSFDVEKGELDPTAMAFLMCLTSEGSPILLHVGAEITEIAPPDAVISSADLYRQSGFVEGRKLEIRLFDVVGLDHRN from the coding sequence ATGAAATGTGAGAAAATCGTTTTCGAAGACCTGCTCCTTGCCAACGAAGACATTGAATCGCACGATCCGGAAATCGTGCGGCATTTGGAATCCTGCACGCAATGCCAGACCCATTTGGCTGGGCTCGCGGCCAACGATCAGCAGTGGGGCGACGCCCAACACTGGCTGTCCGGTGGCGGCGACCAAGATCCTGAGTACACCGAATCGCTCGAAACGCGTGAACGATGGAAGCGTCCTTATGCCTGGAGTGATGCGATGGCGGAATCGTTGCTATCTGCCCCGAGTCATCCCGAATTGCTTGGCCGGATTGGACGTTACGACGTCGAGCGTTTGATTGGCAGCGGCGGAATGGGCGTGGTTTTCAAGGCCTACGACACCGAACTCAATCGTCCGGTGGCCGTGAAGCTGTTAGCACCGTATTTGGCCAGCAGCGGTGCGGCGCGAAGTCGGTTCGCTCGTGAAGCTCGCGCCGCAGCAGCGGTTGTCGACGATCATGTGGTTCCGATTCACAACGTCGAGACCGATAACCAACAGCCGTTTCTGGTCATGAAGTTCATCGCCGGCGGTTCTTTGCAGCAGCGACTTGATCGTGATGGACCGCTGGAATTTTGCGTAGTGCTACGTATCGGTATGCACGCGGCTAAGGGGCTCGCGGCGGCCCACTGCCAAGGCTTGATTCACCGGGACGTGAAGCCGTCGAACATCTTGCTAGACGAAGGGGTCGAACGATCCCTTCTGACGGATTTCGGTTTAGCGCGGGCGACCGATGATGCCAGTCTCACTCGCAGCGGTTTCCATCCAGGCACACCGCACTACATGTCGCCCGAGCAAGTTCGTGGCGAAGCGATCGACGCTCGCAGTGATTTATTCGGACTCGGTTGCGTTCTCTACGCGATGTGTACGGGACACCCGCCCTTTCGCAGTGAAACCAGTTACGCCGTCCTCCGCCGGATCACCGACGACCCGCCACGCCCGATTCGAGAAAGCAATCCCGACATCCCGATCTGGTTGGAACACATCGTTATGAAGTTGCTCGGAAAAAACGCCGATGACCGATTTGACTCGGCCGAACACGTCGCGGGCATCCTTAAGGATTGTCTAGCCCATGTTCAGCAACCCACCACCACTCCGCTACCGGACGCCATCGCCTCACTGTCATCAGGTCGAAGTCGGATTCCACCCGTTTTCAAACTCGCCGCAGCGGCGTCATTTGCCTTCTCGTTGATCTTCGCCAGCGTGCTGATCGTACTTGAACTCAACAAAGGTACGCTGATTATCAAGTCCGAAGCGGATGACATTCCGATTCGGATCATCCATAACGATGAAGTTATTGAAAGACTAACCGTGTCCCAAAACGCGACCGAAACGCGTGTCGCGGCTGGCAAATACTTAGTGGAAGTCGACGGCGAGTTCACGGACCTCATTGTCCAAAACGGTGTTGTTGCGATCAAGCGTGGCGAAAACGAGATCGTCCGTATCTCGCACTTGGACTCCCAAGATGTCGATTCGGCCAGCAGACGTAGCAGCAAAGAGTCCGTAGACAATTCGAGTGGCCCACCGTTCTCCCGAACCGGAACAGTAGCATTTGGTGGGGTCGTCTGGGGCGAAGACAGAAGTCGGCCACCTGTAGCAATCCAAAATATTACAGGAGCCAAAAGGTACGATATTACGGCAATCAAGCACGCGAAAGTTCACCTATGCAGAGTCACGGTTCCGCAAACTATTGGCGCCAGCAAGGAAGTGGATCTCATCAAGACGTTTGGGACAGACGAGCTGGGTCGTTTCAATGGCCTTATCCCATCAGAACATGCCGGATTATTGGAAAGGGATCCACACGAGCCTTACCTCACTCTCGTTGCAGAGGCGGATGGATACGTAGGCTATTCGATGGCACATCGTTCAGAAAACTGGAACAACGCGATGAATTTCACGTTAGTTCCTGACGAACAGATCATCACAGGGACTATTTTTGAAACTGACGGGCGACCAGCTAAGAGCGTTCGAGTAAAGATTGTCGAAGTTTGGCGTTCACAAGTGGGTCTGCTGGATACTTGGCTAGGACAGGCCTCATCACAGCGCCCTGACTGCAAACTCTCGAAGTATGCCTTTGGCAGCACCTTTTACCGTGAGCTCGATTCGCTTCATGGAAATAGCATTGACACGCTGCAGAATGCCGTAACTGACGAGGATGGTCAATTTTCACTGCGAGGCGCTGGGCCAAACGACATTTTGATTCTTGAGATCGAAGGCAAGGGTATCCCACGTTCTTGGCTGTGGATGATTGGCCGTGACATTGATCGTGTTTATCTTCCGCTCCAGTCCGGCGATTGCGGAGTCTTTTACGGGAAGACGTTCGTCCATCGTCCGTCGCAAGATACAGAACGATCAGGCCCCGTCCACTTTGGTCCTGCCATGAAAGAATCGCCTATTGGCTCAACACACGATGTCGAGTTCATACCCGGCAAATCCGAATTGACGCCCGGAGATCGGGCGGATTTGAGGACGCCAACAGGCATCGAATTGGAGATTCGCAAGGTCTTGTCTAACATCGACGCGATGAATCGGCTTGAAGACTCAGATACGGCAAGCCGGCCTCGAAGCGTTCGGTGGGGCCGAGAATTGCAATCGCTGGTGAACTACGGAGTCGATGCCGTTCCAAGCATTGTCCGCAAGCTTGACGAAACGGACGACGACCGAATGATTGCAACGCTTGCCTTTGCGCTCAGGGCGATTGGCGACAAGCGGGCAGTGCCTGCTCTGATTCGTGCTATCCCCCGAACAAGCGTTCCGAGAATTAAGTGCAACTGGATCCAAAGCAATTCAATCTTCGACGAAGAATTCGTTGAATTCTTCCGACGTCACAAATTTAAGGGGCAAGGAGGGGCTATTGGATGCTCCGACGCGTCAACTGAACTTTCGCGTGCCCTGTCAGCACTCACTAGCCAGACATTCGGATTTGGTCGTGTCTTCGCCAAGGGTGTGCCGAAGCAAATTTACTTGCAGCAAAAGAAACTTCATCAGGATGCCGAGGTTTGGGCAAAATGGTGGGATGCCAACAGCGCCGACTTGGTAGATGATGCTGATTTTCAGCTTACTCGACTTCCGGGTATTGGCCTGAAGGCTCCTGAACCGATCGGTCCGAACGAGTTGCTTGCGGAAGCGTTTTGGCGGACATCGAATCAACTTCAGTCAATTCCTTTGGTGGCTGATAAGAGTTCGACGGCACGCACTGCGTTCCTCGATCTCGATACCGGATGTACTGCACCAGTCCCAGAACAGTGGCGAGGGAGAGCACTCTCGGAACTTGATCGAGCCAATCTGTTCGAATGGGCAAAGGAGAATGGCTTTGACGTCGCCTGCGATGCATACGAAGGCAGCGATGGTGAATCGCATCATGCTTTGCGAGGCATTGCACTTGAAGCTTGGCAAATTGACGACGGACAATTGACGGATTTGTCGTTGCAATACGTTGAACTATCGTCGGACTACGTTTCAATTGATGACTTGACGAGTACCGGAAGAAAGACAACCGACGATTGGCTACTGTCTTTTGACGTTGAAAAAGGAGAACTGGATCCTACAGCGATGGCGTTTCTCATGTGTCTAACATCCGAGGGTTCACCGATCCTACTGCATGTCGGTGCTGAGATCACCGAAATTGCTCCACCTGATGCGGTAATATCCTCGGCCGATCTATACCGCCAAAGCGGATTTGTCGAAGGTCGAAAGTTGGAAATCCGACTGTTTGATGTAGTTGGCCTCGACCATCGCAACTAG
- a CDS encoding RNA polymerase sigma factor, translating into MTSSPPETRASLILRLQDPADIAAWNEFAEIYAPVIYRSARRLGLQAADADDVVQEVLSAVARSVSGWLDREERGAFRAWLFRIARNLSIDFLTRRKHRPWAAGGDEAARHLNEVEADSDISSHIDAEVQREIFVRASQSVRACVSDTTWKAFHRTAVLGESIERVAAELSISAGSIYIARSRVMKRLQNEVTIIQKRCNDEM; encoded by the coding sequence ATGACATCCAGTCCACCTGAAACGCGAGCCAGTCTAATTCTGCGATTGCAGGATCCGGCCGATATCGCAGCTTGGAATGAGTTTGCGGAGATCTACGCGCCCGTCATTTACCGATCGGCGCGTCGACTTGGCTTGCAAGCGGCCGATGCGGACGACGTTGTTCAGGAAGTCCTATCGGCAGTTGCCCGCAGCGTGAGCGGTTGGCTCGATCGCGAGGAGCGCGGTGCATTTCGAGCTTGGTTGTTTAGGATCGCTCGAAACCTGTCCATTGATTTCTTGACGCGACGAAAACACCGCCCTTGGGCCGCTGGCGGAGACGAAGCCGCGCGGCATCTAAATGAGGTCGAAGCGGACTCGGACATTTCAAGTCATATCGACGCGGAAGTGCAGCGAGAAATATTCGTGCGAGCCTCGCAATCAGTCCGTGCATGTGTCAGCGACACCACTTGGAAAGCTTTCCACCGCACTGCAGTCTTGGGAGAGTCCATCGAAAGAGTCGCGGCGGAATTGAGTATCAGTGCCGGCAGTATATACATCGCTCGAAGCCGAGTGATGAAGCGATTGCAAAACGAAGTGACAATCATTCAAAAGAGATGCAACGATGAAATGTGA